The following DNA comes from Ignavibacteria bacterium.
TTTGAGACCAGGATACTGAACAATCAGAATAAGATCCGTGAAGGATTATTAAAAGGATATCTAAACAAGTACCAGGAAAAATTCAACAAACTCCCTGCCCAAAGCATTGAATATGCCAATCTTGAACGTGAAAGAATGGCTAATGAAAAAGTTTATTTAATGCTTTTAGAGAAGTACCAGGAAGCGCTTATAAATGAGGAATCTCAGCCAAATAATGTAAAAATTATTGATTACGGCAAAGTTCCGAAAGCACCAAGCAAACCCAACAGATTTTTGATCATAACTATAGGATTGCTTATTGGCCTGGGTTTAGGTTACGGTTTTGCATTACTTAGAAATATTCTTGATGTATCAGTCAAATCACCGGAAGATCTTGAAAACATCGGAATATCTCTTATCGGATGGGTTCCTACATTTATGCGCGAACCTAAAGCAGGAAGGCACACACATACTGAACAGGAGCTTGTATTAGCATATAATTCTGATTCAGTACCTGCAGAAGCTTTCAGAACGTTAAGAACAAGACTTCAGTTCTCGAAGCTTGAACCTGAACCGATAAAGACAATTTTAATCACTAGCAGCATTCCCAGGGAAGGAAAAACCATCATATCATCCAACCTCGCTGCGAGCTTTGCTTTATCTTCAAGGGTATTGCTTCTAGATTGTGACTTCAGAAAACCGAGGATGCACAATATCTTTAATATGAAACGTTACCCCGGGTTATGCGATTACCTTTTCGGAACTGTCACAATTGAAGAAGCCGTCAGAGAGACAGCATTTCCAAACCTTCATATTATGACATGCGGAACAATTCCTACAAATCCGGCAGAGCTTATTGCCTCAAAGCATATGCAGACCTTCTTAAATATGATGAAGCCTAAATATGATTATATTTTAATTGACTCTCCCCCGCTTGCCACTGTAACAGATGCTGAGCTTCTTTCATCATATGTTGATGGCACTGTGGTGGTAAGCTTAGCAAGTAAAACAAGGCTTGACCTTTTGGTTAATACAATTGATACTCTGAACAAAATCAATGATACGTTCATTGGAGTAATACTTAACAACTTTGATTACCAGGCAACATACGGAAGTTATTATAAATATTACTATTATTATTACGGTTCAGAAAAAGGTAAAGAAGGTGCATCAGGTACGAACGGTAAATCTACAAACGGTGTAAGTACCAATGGCACCCAGAAAGAAAAGATAATTAAACCTAACTAGTATTGCAGCTAAGAATATTTTTTAAATCTTTTCCTGAAACATCAAAGTGTCCATCCTGCGGCAAAATAGGAACGATAAGAAGAAGCAGGACTAAAAACTTACTGGAAACGTCAATTAAGCTTTCCAGGGTTGCAAACCTGTACAAATGCAGGGAGTGTGGCTGGCGGGGAATGCTTAAAAAATACACTGTCAACAAATATTCATTCATTACTTTGATATTTTATATAGTGCTCATTGTTTCTGTGGCCTATGTAATAAGACAGGTTTTAACAAAAAATTTCGGCACATAAATTACACGTCTCACCTTTTATAATTATGGCTATTTACGATATAAATTTTCATGAATTTGTTTCGGCAAAGCTTGCTGAAAACGGCTTCAGGATAGAACACATCACAAGTGAGATGATGGAAAGCAGAACCGGCGATTTCATGGATTTTGTTAACAGCATACGCCGGGAATACAGCCGTGAATACGGCTGGAGTGAAGAATCCCGCGAATATTTTTTAAACCCTTTAAAAGATAAATTCAAATTCAGCTTTACTATCTTAAATGAAAAAGACGAGATCTGCTTTGTCAATTTCTCATCTGTTTACGATAAGATCATTCATAATCACTGCACTTATGCAAGAAAAGATACACGCAGCTTTAATTTTGCCAAGCTGCATATCATAAAATTGTGCCAGGCCGGGCTTGATGCCGGCTTCACTCACCAGGAAGGGTTCTGGCCAAAAACGAATAACGGATCTATCATACTATTTTTAAGGATGGGATGGAAAATAGACAGCATCAGGAATAATAAAGAGCTGTTCATGCTGGCTGATCTTGAAAAAGTAAGAAACCAAACGTATGAATTAGTACTTGCAGGTAAATAAAATGAAAAAACTTAATATACTGTTAACCGGTGCATCAGGGGGCTTAGGCAAACATTTTACCCTGGGCCTGGCAAATGCAGGACACAATCTTGCATTGCAGTTCAACAGCAATGAAAACAGCATTGCCGAAAGCATAAAAGAAATTAAAGACCTTAACTCAAAGATCAAAGCTTATAAAACTGATATTACCAAAGAAGAAGAAGTTGCGGAGCTTGTAAACAACGTAAAAAATGATCTTGGAAGTATTGATGTACTTATAAATAATGCAGGTATTTCCATAAATGCAATGAGCTGGAAGCTAAGTGCAGATGACTGGAACAGGGTTATAAGCGTTAATTTAACGGGCCCGTTCTTATGCACAAAACATGTACTTCCTGTAATGAAGGAAAGCCGGTTCGGCAGGATCATTTATATTTCTTCAGTGGTTCCGCAAATAGGCGTAGCGGGAACTGCTGCATATGCAGCATCAAAAGCCGGGCTTGGCGGCTTGTGCAAAACCATCAGCAAAGAAGTAATTAAGAACAATATTACTGCAAATCTCATTTCACTGGGTTATTTTGATGCCGGTCTGCTTTACCAGATACCTGAGGAGATCCGGGGACAGATCAAAGAATCTATTCCCGTAAAAAACTTTGGCGACCCAATGGAAATAGTTGAGTGCATTAAATATATATGCCTTGAAGAATCAAAATACCTTACCGGCCAGACAATAAACCTAAACGGAGGATTATTCTAGCCGGATGTGCGGAATAAACGGTTTAATTACCGCAGATGATAACCTGAAGCGAAAAATAATAAAGGCCAATGAACTGTTAAAACACAGGGGTCCCGATGATGAAGGTTATGTAGTAATAAATACTGAACGCTGCACTCATGAAAAATTTTCAGGAACGGATTCATCAGCCGCTATTAAAAATAAATATCCTTATATCTCGTTTAAAAATAATTCAAGTGAAGACCTGATCTTAGCCCACAGAAGGCTTGCAATAATCGATCTCAGCGAACATGGCCATGGCCCGATGAGTAATCCGGATGGCAGTGTGTGGATTACATTCAACGGGGAAATCTATAACTACCTGGAACTAAGAGATGAGTTAAAAACCGCAGGTTACAGGTTCAGCACCAATTCTGATACCGAAGTAATAATAAATTCCTATTTACACTGGGGAACTGACTGCCTTAATAAATTCAATGGTATGTGGGCTTTTGCACTTTGGGATAGATCCAAAAAAAGGCTGTTTATTGCCCGGGACCGTTTTGGAGTAAAACCATTATATTATATCCACAGTGAAAATTACTTTGCTTTTTCTTCGGAACTTAAGCCATTGGCACTTTACAGTGATTTTAATGTAAACATCAACAGGAAAAAAATTCCTTATTACCTTATCTATGGCAACAGATTAAATACTGAAGATACATATTTGGAAGATATAAAATCCCTGAAAGCTTCGCATTTCCTTATATATGAAAACGGGAATGTTACAACACGCCAGTATTATGATATAGCCAAAGCAATCCATATTGAAAAAAGCGAAAATGAGCTGAAGGGAACACTTGTAAATCTTCTGGAAGATTCGATAAAGCTCCGGTTCAGAAGTGATGTACCTGTTGGTACTTGCCTTAGCGGAGGGTTTGACTCATCAAGTATAGTATCCCTGGCAACAGATGTAGGGAAAAACAACCTGGAAACATTTTCTGCGGTTTGGCAGGAAAAAAGCTGTGATGAATCATTTTATATTGATATAGTAAACCAAAAATTTTCATGTTCGCCGAATAAGATTATTCCGAAAGAAGAAGAATTCGTTAAGGTGTTTAATGAACTGTGTTATTACCAGGAAATACCCACAGAAGGACCCGGTTTATACCCCCAATGGTATGTAATGAAAAAAGCGAGTGAAAAGGTCAAGGTTTTGCTTGATGGCCAGGGTGGAGATGAAGTATTCGGCGGGTATTTTCAGATGGGGGCATACCTGCGAGGTGTTTTACGGGATAAAAATATTTTCAAAATAGCTGCAGAATCACCTAACTTCCTGAAATTCTTTAATAAAAACGGGCTGCACTCTTTTACAAGCTGGCTCTTCCCGAGGCAATACGGATATATGACACGCTCAAAGCTTTCAGCAAGATTTGAGATCATCAACACAGCTTTACTGAATGAAATGGAAAAAGACTCGCTTTATTTTGATGTGGAACCTGCTAAAAAATTCGGCAGCTATTTAAGCAGCCTTTCATATCACTTTATCAGGAACATGACGATCCCTGCTTTGCTGCATTATGAAGACAGGTCTTCAATGGCGCATTCAATAGAAAGCCGTGTTCCGTTCCTGGATTACAGGCTTGTGGAATTCGGTATAAATTTGAGATCAAAGTATCTTTCCCATAAAGGTGTTTCGCGCCCTTTATACCGCAGCGCAATGAAACCATACCTGCCTGATGAAGTGGTGAACAGAAAAGATAAGCTGGGATTTCCGGTCCCTTTCTCTGAATGGACTCACAATTCACTGAAAAGTATGATCATGGATGAGTTGACTGAAAATAACAGCGCATTATTTGATTTTGTAAACAGGAAAAAACTTGTAGATAACCTGGAGCTGCATTTTTCAGGTAAAAAAGATTATGGCTGGGAAATTTGGCGAATGCTGAGCCTGAATAATTTCCTTAAGCTGTTTAGATATAAATCAATTCTTTAAAGTATAAGAACTGAAAATTAATTAAGTATTAAATTTGTAATATTTACATTAATTTAGTTAAAATATTAAAACTATTTGATAAAATTTATTCTTGAATCTTATTCCTTTAAAAGGATACTGGTTTTAACAGTATTATCAATTGCTGTTTTGTTCCTTTTAAGTACCTTATTTGATAAGGCCTGGGGAAGCAGCTCTTATATTCCAATTGTCAGCCTGAATAGTGTTTATTCTTTTCCGGTTGAATATGATAATTTTAACAGGATCAATCTTAAGCTGATAAGTAAGGATAATATAGCAATTGAAGGCAACAAAAGATTCAGCAGGCAAAACAGCAATAAGCCAAATGATTATTATGATACAGTAAGTTTTTCTTACCCTGACAGCTCATATGACAAGATCAATAAAATTTATATAAAATTTGAAGATTCCCATGATTATGATTCAGTATATTTTGTTGTTTCCAGGTCACAGGAAGATAAGATCTTTTACAACCAGATATTTTACAGCTCTGTTCTAATAAATAATCTGAATGAATTTTCAAAAGATCCCTCTGAGTTCAGGATAAATAAATCAATACTTGTTAATGATGAACTGCTTGCAAGCAATGATACACTGATAAACCAGGTTTTCAGCTATTTCAATTCAAACATTGATAAGCTTGGAATTGCAGAATGCGGAAGAAATTGCGTGATATTCCAGGAGATCTGCATAAGGTTCGGGGTACCCTGCAGATTAGTTAACCTGCAGGGCGGTGATGATGATAAAGTCGGATTTTCAGATAATATAGGCTACCCATTACATGTAGTGTGTGAAATTTTTTCAAGTAAACACAAAAAATGGTATGTAGTTGATCCAACATACGGCTTCAGGTTCAAGCTTTCTGATTTCAATGACTATCTTAATGCAGTTGAAATTGCAAATAAACACACTTTCAGGAGAGAAGATCAGATAATACAGGATAGTGTTTTACTTACCAAACGCTCTTTAGTCGGTAAAGACTATTTCAAGTATTACGAAAATGTTGTATTTTCCATGCCTGAATGGAAAAACAGGATCTTAAAAAAACTGATCAATATATTTTACGGGAATTTTAACTACTATTTATACCTGTTCTCAAATAATTTTCCGATTGTAAAGAACGGTTTTTATTATGTAGGAATTAAAACCTTCATGTATTTTTTCCTTCTGATACTTTATATAAATGCCGTGTTATTTCTACTTATGCGCAGGCTATTCCTGGTAAAAAAACCAAAACATTGATAAATAATAATATGATAGACAGCATAATTTCCAAACGAAAACCCGGTAAAAAAAAGAATGTTGTTGTTTTTGGAGCGCATCCTGATGATTTTGAAGTCGGGTGTTCAGGAACTATACTTAAATATCTTGATACAATTAATCTTAAGATATATGTAATGTCTGACCGCTATGAAGACGGCAAGCTTAGAAACCTGAAAGAAAAAGATAAATCTTTCAGGATCCTGGGTCTGGATAAGGTACCATGTACTGTCTATGATATTCCTACAAGGATTTTCCATGATTTCCGCTCTAAAATCAGAAATATACTGTACGATATTGCTACAAAAACAGATGTGGATGTTGTTTTCACTCCCCCAATTCATGATATACACCAGGATCATATTGTGCTGGCAGATGAAGTCATAAGGCTTTTCAGGGAAAAGACAATATTTGGCTATGAAGTAATAAGAAGCGGATATGATTTTATGCCGAACATGCATGTAAACATTCCATTAGAACTGGTAAATTTAAAAATTAAGGCAGCTCAATCATATAAATCACAATGGTCAACCACCAAAAGCGGAGGTTACTACTTTTCAAAAGAAGTAATGAAAGGTCTTATGAGAGCCCGCGGCGCTCAGTTTGGCGTTGAATATGCTGAAGCATTCGAAGTGTACCATCTTAAGTTATGAAGCATAAAATTGTAGTATTGTGTTTTAATTATGAGCCAAGCCAGTTCCCTGTTAAACCGGATACGGAGAACAGGTTCTACACCTACGGATTTGGAAGTACTTTTGGCAGGCTGTTTAACAATTATCTTAAACAATATTCAACTGAAGTCTGGCGAATTGATGGTTATTGCAAAGAAAAATATTATGAGAAAAATATTGATAACATAAAATACAGAGTGTTCAAAGCAGCTCATTTAAGCAAACTGGGATATTTTTCATGGAATTATATTAAAGAGCTTAAAAGAGAAAAACAGAACCACGGCACAATATTTTTTGTTGTTCATACACACAACTGGCAAACGTACCAGGCAGCCTACTTTTTGAAGGGGGCAAAAATAATTACAACGCATCACGGCGACTGGTCACCGTTCTTTTTATACAATAATACAACAGGTCTGCGTAAAGTGAAGGCTTTACTTGGCAAGATGGCTGAAAAATTAACCTTTAAAAATATCAGTTACTTTTTGATTTGTGATATAAACCAGGTGAAATTCATAAAAATGGCATATCCCGGATTTAAATATGAGATTTTTTCAACCGGACTGGACATTCACAGGTTCAAAAATATAACCAGAAATGAAGCACGGGATCTGTTAAAGCTAGATAAAAACAAAAAATATATTCTGTATGTTGGAAAACTGTACAAATATAAGCAGGTTGATAAGCTTATCGAAATTTGGCTGGAGATCAAAAAGTCAAAGCCTGAAACTGAACTATTGATTGTTGGTAATGAAGAAAAAGGCAAATGGGGAGAAGAATATTATGACCTTGCTGAAAGATCAGGAGCTATAATAGTTGGAAGAGTGCTGAATATTGAACTGTATAAATATTACTGCGCAGCTGATGTATATGTATTGTTAAATCTAAGGGATGATTATTTCGGGGGAATAGGTATTGCACCGCTTGAAAGCCTGGCTTGCAATACACCTGTTGTTTCAAATGCATTAAAGAATTATCTTGGACCGAACCTTAAAGAAATTGGCGAGATACCGGAATCATTGGAAGATTATAAAAATTCGATATTGAATATTCTTAATGATCCCAACAGATTCGTAAATATGCGTGAAAGTGTTGACAGGTTTTATTCCTTAGAAGCAGTTGCAGACAGAATGGAACGAATTTTTATAATTTTTAATAATAAATAAGCAAAGTATAAATTAATTACATCATATATGAAAAAAATACTTGCAATAGGACCACACCCTGATGATATAGAACTTGGATGCTTTGGAACAATGGCAAAGTACAAGAAAAAAGGAGATGATGTCAACTTTCTTGTATTAACCAAAGGAGAAGGCGGTACAGAAAACACTAACAGAATTGATGAAGCTGTAGAATCTGCCTCTCTAATTAAAGCGAAGCTGTTCATCGAAGATCTGCCTGACAGGTTCATTAGTGAAGGTCCAGAAACTATTACTATAATTGAAAAGTATATTAAACAGCTCGATCCTGATGCTGTTTTTATTCCAACTGAATCAGATACTCACCAGGACCACCGGGCTACATATAACGCTTGTATGGTGGCATGCAGAACAGTAAAAGAAGTATACGCTTATGAAACACCAAGTACATCAAGGAAATTTTCTCCCAATTATTTTGTAGATATCACGGATTATATCGGCCTCAAAGTTAAAGCAGTAAAGATCCATTCCTCACAGGGCGGCAAAGGCTACATGGCTGATAGAGCTGTTGAGGGTCTGGCAGAATACAGGGCATTTGATATCCTGCTCAATGACAGGTATGTTGAAGGTTTTGATGTTATAAAGGTAATTGAATAATAATACTGCCCTAAAAATATGATATGCACAATACACCAGCCTAATTACCTGCCTTACCTGGGTTTTTTTGAAAAAGCCTATAACAGCGATATCTTCGTTTTATATGATACCACACAATTCAAAAAAAATGACTGGCAGAACAGGAATAAGCTGTGTACCGGCAACAGCTGGCAATGGATATCGCTTCCTATCTTGCATGATTTCGGACAGAAAATAATGGAAGTTAAGATAAAAGACCCCGGAAAGAATCTTGCCAAAAACTGGAGATCAATTAAGGTAATATACGGAAGAGCACCATTTTTTAAAGAATATGCTCCAGCTTATGAGAATATATATAATTCTGATATAGAGTTAATTTCAGAATTAAACAGTAAAATTATACTTACCGCTGCAGGTCAATTAGGCTTAAAAACAAAGTTTGTAAAAAGCAGTGAATTGCCTGATATCACTACTACTAGCACACAGGCATTAATTGATATTAACAGGCATGTTAATGCTGATACTTATATTTCAGGGGCTGAAGGTATTAACTACCTGGATATGGATCTGTGGAACAGCAGCGGCTTAAAAATAATTTTTCAGAAATATCACCACCCTGTTTACAAACAATTCAACTCAGATGAATTTCAGCCTTATATGAACATTCTTGATCTTATTTTTAATTGCGGTCCTGAAAGCCTGGAAGTTTTACTCGGAAGAAAAAAAGCGGAAAGCTAAATTTCCGCTATCAGAAGGTTATCAGTGCGGTGGAGTTTATAGCCCAGATCTGAAAATCTTTTTGCAAGGTCATCCTTGCTGTACTTATCTGAATTATGTACTTCTATAATATATTTTTTAACTGCTTTTAATGCATCATCTGATGAGTTCAGAAGCATTGGATATTCACTACCTTCACAATCTATTTTGGCATATTCAAATTTTTCAGAACCGGTAAGCTTTCGCAGGTCGTCAAATTTTACGCAGTTAACTTCTGTTACTTTTGATAAAGATTCATCAAATTCACCGTCTATCATGGTATTACATCCGGTCCATTCGAATGAATAGAATTTGGAAGTTCCTTCAAAATCAGATACTGCCAGGTTGTAAGGCTTAACATTAACAGCCTTATTAAGTTTTAAATGCTCATCTAGCCTCGTGAATGTATCAGGAAATGGTTCGAAAGAATAAATATTTGCGTTGGGGAATTTTTTAGTTATATATAACGAAAAATATCCAACATTAGCGCCAATATCAATAATATTCAGTTTTTCGGAGGTACTTTCACCGAATTTGTAATCTTCATCAACAAAAACCTCGAATAATGTCGTCAGGTCACCCTGGTTTTTATTAACATTTAGCGATAATCCGTTTTTCATACGGAACCGGTGCAAATTTTTATCATCTTTGGTGAAATATTTCAGCCTGTAAAAGGTTATTAAGCTGCCAAGTTTCAGACGCGATGCCATTTTAAAAAAATTTGTTACCTTACCCGACATTATACCTGCATTTATTTATTTCTGTATTAATAATGGTTACTAAATTAACCAAAGTATAAATTGAATACAATGTATTCCAAATTAAGTATACAATTATATTAAATTTGAATAT
Coding sequences within:
- a CDS encoding polysaccharide biosynthesis tyrosine autokinase, yielding MESQSNGKAFSSIDSNIKSSHSIRFYFNLILRNKVPILLSLAVGLIVSYFYAYSQVDIYASASSMRLAKPKENVLENKIFSDIEGELPERYINNEVEILKSFAIREKTAASLLDSFQVLKGKIPFSLLVVNPENPTEPKSKNQIANVLQAVTEISQKRGLDIVSIKTESPSPQEAALISNCYAEAYADYSMKYNRGHLTLNREFLEKQVQEKYNSLLQTEDKLTNFLRTENVVELNAQANSIINQLSGIEGSYNGALIDLQSTNKALTDIKSELDKYDPKSTDYFESKITDPYVSELQTQIAKLEITRDLAKTGNEEYLKNNKSLIETDKKIAELKKNLNEKLTVLMDGAKSNTPEELRSLSNKYFETRILNNQNKIREGLLKGYLNKYQEKFNKLPAQSIEYANLERERMANEKVYLMLLEKYQEALINEESQPNNVKIIDYGKVPKAPSKPNRFLIITIGLLIGLGLGYGFALLRNILDVSVKSPEDLENIGISLIGWVPTFMREPKAGRHTHTEQELVLAYNSDSVPAEAFRTLRTRLQFSKLEPEPIKTILITSSIPREGKTIISSNLAASFALSSRVLLLDCDFRKPRMHNIFNMKRYPGLCDYLFGTVTIEEAVRETAFPNLHIMTCGTIPTNPAELIASKHMQTFLNMMKPKYDYILIDSPPLATVTDAELLSSYVDGTVVVSLASKTRLDLLVNTIDTLNKINDTFIGVILNNFDYQATYGSYYKYYYYYYGSEKGKEGASGTNGKSTNGVSTNGTQKEKIIKPN
- a CDS encoding SDR family oxidoreductase codes for the protein MKKLNILLTGASGGLGKHFTLGLANAGHNLALQFNSNENSIAESIKEIKDLNSKIKAYKTDITKEEEVAELVNNVKNDLGSIDVLINNAGISINAMSWKLSADDWNRVISVNLTGPFLCTKHVLPVMKESRFGRIIYISSVVPQIGVAGTAAYAASKAGLGGLCKTISKEVIKNNITANLISLGYFDAGLLYQIPEEIRGQIKESIPVKNFGDPMEIVECIKYICLEESKYLTGQTINLNGGLF
- the asnB gene encoding asparagine synthase (glutamine-hydrolyzing); amino-acid sequence: MCGINGLITADDNLKRKIIKANELLKHRGPDDEGYVVINTERCTHEKFSGTDSSAAIKNKYPYISFKNNSSEDLILAHRRLAIIDLSEHGHGPMSNPDGSVWITFNGEIYNYLELRDELKTAGYRFSTNSDTEVIINSYLHWGTDCLNKFNGMWAFALWDRSKKRLFIARDRFGVKPLYYIHSENYFAFSSELKPLALYSDFNVNINRKKIPYYLIYGNRLNTEDTYLEDIKSLKASHFLIYENGNVTTRQYYDIAKAIHIEKSENELKGTLVNLLEDSIKLRFRSDVPVGTCLSGGFDSSSIVSLATDVGKNNLETFSAVWQEKSCDESFYIDIVNQKFSCSPNKIIPKEEEFVKVFNELCYYQEIPTEGPGLYPQWYVMKKASEKVKVLLDGQGGDEVFGGYFQMGAYLRGVLRDKNIFKIAAESPNFLKFFNKNGLHSFTSWLFPRQYGYMTRSKLSARFEIINTALLNEMEKDSLYFDVEPAKKFGSYLSSLSYHFIRNMTIPALLHYEDRSSMAHSIESRVPFLDYRLVEFGINLRSKYLSHKGVSRPLYRSAMKPYLPDEVVNRKDKLGFPVPFSEWTHNSLKSMIMDELTENNSALFDFVNRKKLVDNLELHFSGKKDYGWEIWRMLSLNNFLKLFRYKSIL
- a CDS encoding PIG-L family deacetylase, with the translated sequence MIDSIISKRKPGKKKNVVVFGAHPDDFEVGCSGTILKYLDTINLKIYVMSDRYEDGKLRNLKEKDKSFRILGLDKVPCTVYDIPTRIFHDFRSKIRNILYDIATKTDVDVVFTPPIHDIHQDHIVLADEVIRLFREKTIFGYEVIRSGYDFMPNMHVNIPLELVNLKIKAAQSYKSQWSTTKSGGYYFSKEVMKGLMRARGAQFGVEYAEAFEVYHLKL
- a CDS encoding glycosyltransferase family 4 protein; amino-acid sequence: MKHKIVVLCFNYEPSQFPVKPDTENRFYTYGFGSTFGRLFNNYLKQYSTEVWRIDGYCKEKYYEKNIDNIKYRVFKAAHLSKLGYFSWNYIKELKREKQNHGTIFFVVHTHNWQTYQAAYFLKGAKIITTHHGDWSPFFLYNNTTGLRKVKALLGKMAEKLTFKNISYFLICDINQVKFIKMAYPGFKYEIFSTGLDIHRFKNITRNEARDLLKLDKNKKYILYVGKLYKYKQVDKLIEIWLEIKKSKPETELLIVGNEEKGKWGEEYYDLAERSGAIIVGRVLNIELYKYYCAADVYVLLNLRDDYFGGIGIAPLESLACNTPVVSNALKNYLGPNLKEIGEIPESLEDYKNSILNILNDPNRFVNMRESVDRFYSLEAVADRMERIFIIFNNK
- a CDS encoding PIG-L family deacetylase — protein: MKKILAIGPHPDDIELGCFGTMAKYKKKGDDVNFLVLTKGEGGTENTNRIDEAVESASLIKAKLFIEDLPDRFISEGPETITIIEKYIKQLDPDAVFIPTESDTHQDHRATYNACMVACRTVKEVYAYETPSTSRKFSPNYFVDITDYIGLKVKAVKIHSSQGGKGYMADRAVEGLAEYRAFDILLNDRYVEGFDVIKVIE
- a CDS encoding WbqC family protein, which translates into the protein MICTIHQPNYLPYLGFFEKAYNSDIFVLYDTTQFKKNDWQNRNKLCTGNSWQWISLPILHDFGQKIMEVKIKDPGKNLAKNWRSIKVIYGRAPFFKEYAPAYENIYNSDIELISELNSKIILTAAGQLGLKTKFVKSSELPDITTTSTQALIDINRHVNADTYISGAEGINYLDMDLWNSSGLKIIFQKYHHPVYKQFNSDEFQPYMNILDLIFNCGPESLEVLLGRKKAES
- a CDS encoding FkbM family methyltransferase — its product is MSGKVTNFFKMASRLKLGSLITFYRLKYFTKDDKNLHRFRMKNGLSLNVNKNQGDLTTLFEVFVDEDYKFGESTSEKLNIIDIGANVGYFSLYITKKFPNANIYSFEPFPDTFTRLDEHLKLNKAVNVKPYNLAVSDFEGTSKFYSFEWTGCNTMIDGEFDESLSKVTEVNCVKFDDLRKLTGSEKFEYAKIDCEGSEYPMLLNSSDDALKAVKKYIIEVHNSDKYSKDDLAKRFSDLGYKLHRTDNLLIAEI